GTGAACTCTACGGTAACAAGCAAGGCGAGTTTGTAAAGTACTTAGTCGATGACTTAAACGAAAACCTCAACTTATACAAAATCCTCCAAAGTGACGCAGAAGCTACCCTCTTTGTCGACAACCATGCCTTGATGACGCAGTTACTCGATGACTGCTACACACTCCGCTACCACATGTCTGAAGATCCGGAAAGTGCACCTGTACAACTAGACTTAGCAATACTAGCCAAAGCAACTCGCAAGAATGAACACAAGATCCAATGGCTAATTTCAATAATCGACCCAATTCTAAAACGATACAGGCCACTTTCCTACGAACGACTATCAGCAATTTCTGACAACTAACCAGCTACAAAACGTTCGTCAACCACCAAAAAAGCTGCAAAGTATATGAAACTTCTTTGTTTATTTTTGAAAATGGCGAAAAGCTAACCTATTTTTATCATTGATGTATCAAATCGCATCGTTAACGATAAAAAGGACGTCATTATGAGAAAAACAGTGGTAGCAGCATCAATAATAGGTGCCATGACGGCAGCAGCACCCGTCTTGGCCGATGAAGGTTTCTACTTGGGTGGTCGTTTAGGGGGTTCGCAGCTCTCCGACGCCTGTAACATTTCTGGCGCTGAATGTACTGATAGTGGCTTCAGTGCAGGTTTCTTCGCTGGTTATGATTGGAATGATTATATCGCGTTAGAATTCGCTTACGATTGGCTAGGTAGCTATAAAACATCGTTTATCGAAGGCAGCACTGGTTATCGCCAAGACGCGAACATGAGCGCATTAACACTTGCACCAAAGTTTGCTTATCCGTTTACCGACGACTGGTCTGTATTCGCTAAGGTCGGTGCAGCGTACACAACTTATGGTGATCGAAACGCTACTGCGCTAATGGGTGGTGTGGGTCTTGAATACGATTTTGCGACTGCTTGGTCTGGTAGACTTGAGTACCAACGTATTAATGACTTTAAAGATGGCTGGCTCAATACAGACGTTGATACATTCTGGCTGGGTGTATCTTACTCATTTGGTAACGCAGCTGCAGCTGCTGCCGCGGCGACCGCTGCTGCAGTAACTCAAGCGCCAGCTGAAGAGCCGCCAGTAGTAGAAGCTGTGGTTATGACCAAGACATTTGAGCAAGTTTCTGGTCAAGAAACCTTCGCATTCAATAGCACAGAGCTAGACGAAGAGAAGAAAGCTGATTTTGATCCTCTAATCGCGCTAATGAAAGAGCATCCAGAAGCGACAGTGACTATCGTAGGTTATACAGATTCATCAGGTCCTGAAGAAGTAAACCAACGTATCTCTGAAGAACGTGCTGAATCTATTGCGTCTTACTTAGAGTCTCAAGGTATTGATCGCTCAAGAATGTCTGTGAGCGGTATGGGTGAAGCTAACCCAGTTGCGGACAACTCTACGTCTGAAGGCCGAGCTCAAAACCGTCGTGTAGAAATCACGGTACCGGAGTTTGAGTACACAGTTGAAGAGATGATGGAAAAAACTCAGTAATTTCCAGTAATCATCTAAAAGCGGGTCCGACTGGACCCGCTTTTTTATTTGAATAAACTAGGCTTTGAGCGCCTGCTCTAGGTCAGCCAAAATATCATCAATATGTTCAATCCCGACAGACAGACGGATCATCTCAGGTCTCACACCGGCTTCTAACTGTTCGCTTTCACTCATCTGACGGTGAGTTGTCGATGCTGGGTGGCAAGCCAGTGATTTGGCATCCCCAATGTTTACCAAGCGTTTGAATATCTGTAGCGCATCGTAGAACCTGACACCCGCTTCGTATCCATCTTTAAGACCAAATGAGAGAATTGCAGAAGGCTTACCCTTCATATACTTACCTGCTAGCTCATAGTACTTAGAGCTTTCAAGTCCAGCGTAAGACACCCAGCTTACCTTCTCATGATTTTGCAAGAACTCAGCAACTTTAATGGCGTTCTCAGTATGGCGCTCCATTCGCAGTGACAGGGTTTCTAAGCCTTGTAACAGCATGAAAGAGTTCATTGGTGATAGCGCAGAGCCTGTGTTACGAAGTGGCACGGTTCGAGCACGACCAATAAACGCCGCAGGACCAAATGCCTCGGTGTAGACGACACCGTGATAAGAAGGCTCTGGCTGATTAAATACTGGGAAACGATCTTTGTGTTGGTCCCAAGGGAATTTACCAGAATCGATAATAACGCCTCCAAGGGATGTACCATGGCCGCCTACGTATTTAGTAAGCGAGTGGACTACAATATCCGCACCAAACTCGATGGGTTTACATAGCACAGGAGTCGCGACTGTATTGTCTACAATGACCGGCACACCTGCTTTATGAGCTAGCGTTGAAATGCCCTCAATATCAACAATATTTCCCGCTGGGTTACCAATAGACTCACAGTACACCGCTTTCGTGTTTTCATCGATTAGCTCAGCAATAGACTCCGGACTATCATCTTTAGCAAATTTCACCTGAATACCCTGCTTCGGCAGCATGTGCGCAAACAAGGTATATGTGCCACCGTAAAGCTGTGGTGTGGAAACAATGTTGTCGCCCGCTTCCGCCAACGTCAAAATCGCATAGTTAATCGCGGCACTACCTGCGCTTACCACTAAACCAGCAATTCCGCCCTCTAGCGCCGCCATTCTCTGCTCAAGCACATCGTTGGTTGGATTCATGATTCGAGTGTAGATGTTGCCAGGTACTTCTAGATTGAAAAGGTCCGCACCGTGCTGGGCACTATCGAACTCATAAGCGACCGTTTGGTAGATAGGAGTTGCTACCGACTTGGTTGTTGGATCCGTTTCGTAACCGTGATGTATTGATAGAGTCTCGTCTTTCATCGTTATTCCTTTCACGTAATAGTCCAAATGGTTTAGGCGCAAGCCACTTCAAGCACAAAGCAAATTTTTGCGTTAGCCCCAAAAAAGTCTACCCCAAACCGCCTACAATAACAGAGACTAGGACCACTAATGTGATGTATGGACACGAGATGAACAGCGAAAACAATCGAGCTTTAAATTCCGTTATCGGTGCGTTGGTTGCCGATGCCGCTTCAATGGGCTTTCATTGGCTTTATGACCAAGTCGCCATCAAGACCTTATCCAACGGCACTCCAGAGTTTCATGCTGCTAACGAAAAGGACTATATAGACAAAGGCTACTACGCACATCATGGCAAAAAACCTGGGGATTACTCTCAGTACGGCGCCCAACTGATCGCTATGTTGGACGCGATTGCCAGAAATGGCAAATACGATGAAGCGAGTTATATTCGAGCATTCCGTGATTGGTTTGATCTTGGTGGAAAATGGTGCGGCTATATAGATAAACCCACTAAACTCACCATACTCAATATTCATGCCCTAGAAGCTCAAGAAAAACCACTTCATCAAGTGGGCGCTGATGATACGCAAAACCCTGCCCTATCAAAGCTACCTCCTCTTTTGGCAATTCATCACAGCGACAAGGCACTTAATGACCTTGTCGAATCTGCTGTTAGAGTCACTAACAAAAATGACAATGCCGTCGATTATGCGCTAGCTTCTGCAATGATGATTAAGCAAGCGATAGCTGGGAAAACGCCAGCAGAGTGCGTGAAAACCGCTAAAGGGGTTTCTGAAGTCTCTGATAAGGCGATACAAGCAGCCGAAGAGCGAATTCTGAAACCATCAAATGAAGTGGCACAAGAATTGGGAATGCACTGTGGGCTTGAGGCCTCATTAGCGGTGACCGCTCATCTTCT
This is a stretch of genomic DNA from Vibrio maritimus. It encodes these proteins:
- a CDS encoding ADP-ribosylglycohydrolase family protein — protein: MNSENNRALNSVIGALVADAASMGFHWLYDQVAIKTLSNGTPEFHAANEKDYIDKGYYAHHGKKPGDYSQYGAQLIAMLDAIARNGKYDEASYIRAFRDWFDLGGKWCGYIDKPTKLTILNIHALEAQEKPLHQVGADDTQNPALSKLPPLLAIHHSDKALNDLVESAVRVTNKNDNAVDYALASAMMIKQAIAGKTPAECVKTAKGVSEVSDKAIQAAEERILKPSNEVAQELGMHCGLEASLAVTAHLLLNATSYEASIRENILCGGDSCGRAILLGAVLAACYQGTIEDIPRDWELKVSLPKSLLACQRLLFS
- a CDS encoding OmpA family protein → MRKTVVAASIIGAMTAAAPVLADEGFYLGGRLGGSQLSDACNISGAECTDSGFSAGFFAGYDWNDYIALEFAYDWLGSYKTSFIEGSTGYRQDANMSALTLAPKFAYPFTDDWSVFAKVGAAYTTYGDRNATALMGGVGLEYDFATAWSGRLEYQRINDFKDGWLNTDVDTFWLGVSYSFGNAAAAAAAATAAAVTQAPAEEPPVVEAVVMTKTFEQVSGQETFAFNSTELDEEKKADFDPLIALMKEHPEATVTIVGYTDSSGPEEVNQRISEERAESIASYLESQGIDRSRMSVSGMGEANPVADNSTSEGRAQNRRVEITVPEFEYTVEEMMEKTQ
- a CDS encoding O-acetylhomoserine aminocarboxypropyltransferase/cysteine synthase family protein, translated to MKDETLSIHHGYETDPTTKSVATPIYQTVAYEFDSAQHGADLFNLEVPGNIYTRIMNPTNDVLEQRMAALEGGIAGLVVSAGSAAINYAILTLAEAGDNIVSTPQLYGGTYTLFAHMLPKQGIQVKFAKDDSPESIAELIDENTKAVYCESIGNPAGNIVDIEGISTLAHKAGVPVIVDNTVATPVLCKPIEFGADIVVHSLTKYVGGHGTSLGGVIIDSGKFPWDQHKDRFPVFNQPEPSYHGVVYTEAFGPAAFIGRARTVPLRNTGSALSPMNSFMLLQGLETLSLRMERHTENAIKVAEFLQNHEKVSWVSYAGLESSKYYELAGKYMKGKPSAILSFGLKDGYEAGVRFYDALQIFKRLVNIGDAKSLACHPASTTHRQMSESEQLEAGVRPEMIRLSVGIEHIDDILADLEQALKA